The Humulus lupulus chromosome 4, drHumLupu1.1, whole genome shotgun sequence genome has a window encoding:
- the LOC133832437 gene encoding protein ALP1-like has translation MDDSDEEFEILFGDTSSSSSEELIGQVLMANRIHEMQKSQQIRRPLRTSNMSGRQYLLELLNGHPDRLFYTIRMDVNTFRSLCRRLVEMEVIEHDKVISVEEAVVMFLWIVTHNQRVRTVAERYQHSVETVCRQFGRVLDALCYLGNEVIRPLHFNTVQAEIQNNSKYFPWFKDCVGAIDGTHVSAVAPALKQLAYRGRKVDVTQNVMAACSFNMMFTYVYAGWEGTTNDSRVLLDAIRKDDNFPMPPPGKYYVVDSGYPNMPGFLAPYRGERYHLRRFRGRGNHPRGAMELFNYRHSSLRNVIERCFGLLKARFPILKSMPPYLLGKQRRIPIACCAIHNWIKMHSINDRMFEQYSVDATPVEDIEGTESQSNTTIENQQEGDETGISKAPQINFSQAYMAQMENIRDDIAGQMWLSYNNNV, from the exons ATGGATGATTCGGATGAGGAGTTTGAAATATTATTTGGTGATACGTCGTCTTCATCAAGCGAGGAATTAATTGGTCAAGTCCTCATGGCTAATCGAATACATGAGATGCAAAAATCTCAACAGATTAGACGACCACTACGCACTTCAAATATGTCTGGACGTCAATATTTACTTGAGCTGCTAAATGGACATCCTGATAGATTGTTTTACACAATTAGAATGGACGTTAATACTTTTAGATCTTTATGTCGTCGATTAGTTGAAATGGAAGTCATAGAACATGACAAGGTAATTAGTGTTGAAGAAGCTGTTGTCATGTTTCTATGGATAGTAACACACAACCAACGAGTTAGGACTGTGGCCGAAAGATATCAACATTCGGTAGAAACTGTTTGTCGTCAATTTGGCAGAGTGCTAGATGCATTGTGTTATTTAGGAAATGAAGTAATAAGGCCTCTTCACTTTAATACTGTGCAAgcagaaattcaaaataattcgAAGTATTTCCCATGGTTTAag GATTGTGTTGGAGCAATTGATGGTACTCATGTAAGTGCAGTTGCACCAGCTCTAAAACAACTTGCATATAGAGGAAGAAAAGTAGATGTAACACAAAATGTAATGGCTGCATGCTCCTTTAATATGATGTTTACTTATGTCTACGCTGGATGGGAAGGAACAACCAATGACTCTCGAGTGCTTCTTGATGCAATTAGAAAAGACGATAACTTTCCCATGCCACCACCAG GTAAATACTATGTTGTTGATTCTGGCTATCCAAATATGCCTGGGTTTCTAGCACCATATCGTGGTGAACGTTATCACTTGCGTCGCTTTAGAGGAAGAGGGAACCATCCTAGAGGTGCGATGGAGTTATTCAATTATAGGCACTCATCATTGCGCAATGTGATTGAACGTTGTTTTGGACTTCTTAAAGCCAGGTTTCCCATTTTGAAGTCAATGCCTCCATACTTACTTGGAAAGCAACGTCGAATACCAATAGCATGTTGCGCTATCCACAACTGGATCAAAATGCATTCTATTAATGATAGAATGTTTGAACAATATTCAGTTGATGCTACACCTGTTGAAGATATTGAAGGAACTGAAAGCCAATCTAATACAACAATAGAAAACCAACAAGAAGGAGATGAAACAGGAATTTCTAAGGCACCACAGATTAATTTCAGTCAAGCTTATATGGCTCAGATGGAAAATATTAGAGATGACATTGCTGGACAAATGTGGCTTAGTTATAACAATAAtgtttag
- the LOC133832438 gene encoding uncharacterized protein At2g29880-like produces the protein MGWDTQTKTVTASDEVWDTYLKKYPNAKRFRKKGLQHYEMLGEIFNNTTTTGGMSYASTQLPPSSVEERQQERHFVGTGAHVDIDLEFDGDNYGEEEEVTGVRRRATSAPPDAPKPKEKKNKGASSAFDQVMGELAKSISAKTEASLTRSETMRKYYESREKRISEETNKVTNSYNVEDCQSILDSIPDLDNKIYLKALHEFVATPEWRGIFMRMNEERRRAYLDSLLE, from the exons ATGGGATGGGATACTCAAACAAAAACTGTTACAGCAAGTGATGAAGTATGGGACACTTATCTAAAG AAATATCCAAATGCCAAGAGATTTCGAAAAAAAGGATTGCAACATTATGAGATGCTTGGAGAAATATTCAATAATACAACAACCACTGGTGGTATGAGTTATGCCTCCACTCAACTTCCGCCTTCTTCAGTTGAGGAACGCCAACAAGAGCGTCATTTTGTTGGCACTGGAGCACATGTTGATATTGATCTTGAATTTGACGGTGATAATTAtggagaggaagaagaagttacTGGTGTACGTCGTCGAGCTACTTCTGCTCCACCAGATGCACCAAaaccaaaagagaaaaagaacaaAGGGGCTAGTTCTGCCTTCGACCAAGTGATGGGAGAACTTGCAAAAAGTATTTCTGCTAAGACTGAGGCATCATTAACACGGAGTGAGACTATGCGTAAGTATTATGAATCGAGAGAAAAAAGAATTAGCGAGGAAACCAACAAAGTCACTAATTCTTACAATGTGGAAGATTGTCAAAGCATTCTTGATAGTATTCCAGATCTGGATAATAAAATATACCTCAAAGCGTTGCATGAGTTTGTAGCAACCCCAGAATGGCGCGGAATATTCATGAGAATGAATGAGGAGCGTCGACGTGCTTATCTTGATTCATTGTTGGAGTga